A portion of the Rhodococcus pseudokoreensis genome contains these proteins:
- a CDS encoding glycoside hydrolase family 13 protein, protein MTQSVESTATTVANRHPEAWWKTAVVYQVYIRSFADGNGDGIGDLTGLRSKLPYLADLGVDAVWINPWYPSPMADAGYDVADFRDIEPSYGTLAEGEAFIAEAHELGIRVILDIVPNHTSSEHRWFEAALRDEPGARERYIFRPGRGPAGDEPPNDWQSAFGGPAWSRLDTGEWYLHLFAPAQPDLNWEHPEVRAEFEDILRFWFDKGVDGFRIDVAHGLAKDPALPDAGERLPGSQHTDPHPAWDQDAVHEVYRGWRAVANAYDDRVFVAEAWVPGNDRLARYLRPDELHTAFQFDFLRAPWRSDSIRAVIDDALEQAATVGAPATWVLSNHDVPRTVTRYSRSQPDHLVETDWERARWALEEPNHDLGRRRARAAALLQLALPGTAYIYQGEELGLEEVEDLPDDVRQDPTWFQTGFTDCGRDGCRVPIPWSNDAVPYGFSPFDAEEDTWLPQPGHWAPHTAEAQAGHPESVLTLYRRALELRPDYFDTPHGVEWLDTPPGVLAFARGGVQCWVNTGTEPAALPGGSTVVLGSIAGITGGLLPSDAAVWLSEPGSGESR, encoded by the coding sequence ATGACCCAGTCCGTGGAGTCGACCGCAACCACCGTCGCGAACCGGCACCCCGAAGCCTGGTGGAAGACGGCCGTCGTCTACCAGGTCTACATCCGCAGCTTCGCCGACGGGAACGGCGACGGCATCGGCGACCTCACCGGGTTGCGTTCCAAGCTGCCCTACCTCGCCGACCTCGGCGTCGACGCCGTGTGGATCAACCCCTGGTACCCGTCGCCGATGGCCGACGCCGGCTACGACGTCGCCGACTTCCGCGACATCGAGCCGTCGTACGGCACGCTCGCCGAGGGTGAGGCGTTCATCGCCGAGGCCCACGAGCTGGGGATCCGCGTGATCCTCGACATCGTGCCCAACCACACCTCCAGCGAGCACCGCTGGTTCGAGGCGGCACTCCGCGACGAGCCCGGAGCACGCGAGCGCTACATCTTCCGGCCCGGCCGCGGCCCCGCGGGTGACGAGCCGCCCAACGACTGGCAGAGCGCATTCGGCGGTCCCGCGTGGAGCCGCCTCGACACCGGCGAGTGGTACCTGCACCTGTTCGCCCCCGCGCAGCCCGACCTCAACTGGGAGCACCCCGAGGTCCGTGCGGAGTTCGAGGACATCCTGCGCTTCTGGTTCGACAAGGGCGTCGACGGCTTCCGCATCGACGTCGCCCACGGCCTGGCCAAGGACCCCGCACTCCCCGATGCCGGTGAGCGCCTTCCCGGTTCGCAGCACACCGACCCGCACCCCGCGTGGGACCAGGACGCCGTCCACGAGGTGTACCGGGGCTGGCGGGCCGTCGCCAACGCCTACGACGACCGCGTCTTCGTCGCCGAGGCCTGGGTTCCCGGCAACGACCGGCTGGCCCGCTACCTGCGCCCCGACGAACTCCACACCGCGTTCCAGTTCGACTTCCTGCGCGCCCCGTGGCGTTCGGACAGCATTCGCGCCGTGATCGACGACGCGCTCGAGCAGGCGGCCACCGTCGGCGCACCCGCCACCTGGGTGCTCTCCAACCACGACGTGCCCCGCACCGTCACCCGCTACTCCCGCTCGCAGCCCGACCACCTCGTCGAAACCGATTGGGAGCGCGCCCGCTGGGCGCTCGAGGAACCCAACCACGACCTGGGCAGGCGCCGTGCCCGCGCCGCCGCGCTGCTGCAGTTGGCGTTGCCCGGCACCGCGTACATCTACCAGGGCGAGGAACTCGGACTGGAAGAGGTCGAGGACCTACCCGACGACGTCCGCCAGGATCCGACGTGGTTCCAGACCGGCTTCACCGACTGCGGCCGCGACGGCTGCCGGGTGCCGATCCCGTGGTCGAACGACGCAGTGCCGTACGGCTTCTCCCCGTTCGACGCGGAGGAGGACACGTGGCTTCCGCAGCCCGGGCACTGGGCCCCGCACACCGCGGAAGCGCAGGCAGGCCACCCCGAGTCGGTCCTCACGCTGTACCGCCGGGCGCTGGAACTGCGACCCGACTACTTCGACACCCCGCACGGCGTCGAGTGGCTCGACACCCCGCCCGGCGTTCTCGCGTTCGCACGCGGCGGAGTGCAGTGCTGGGTGAACACCGGCACCGAACCGGCCGCCCTTCCCGGGGGCTCGACCGTGGTGCTCGGTTCGATCGCCGGCATCACCGGCGGACTGCTCCCGTCCGACGCCGCGGTGTGGCTGTCGGAACCGGGCTCGGGTGAATCACGATGA
- a CDS encoding ABC transporter substrate-binding protein, which translates to MKRVAAAAVAVGVLFAATSCADQGIDAAAQAEKLNLDGRGPITYVQGKDNSNVVRPLIDEWNAAHPGEEVTFKEQSDQADQQHEDLVQHFQSRDPGYDVAVVDVVWTAEFAARGWLQPLEGPMAIDTSGLLPATVAGATYGGVLYAAPQTSDGALLYYRTDLLDHPPATWDELVGACGTAQQTGIGCYAGQYAKYEGLTVNASEAINTAGGSILAPDGVTPTMTTPEAKAGLQSLVDAYRSGAIPRESVTFQEEQARQAFQSGDLLFMRNWPYAYSLMNGQGSSAVSGKFAVAPLPGKNGPGHSTLGGHSAAINVYSEHKATASDFLKFFLEKKSQAFFLSQGSLAPVRADVYDDPELIEQYPYIPTLKTSIENAVTRPVTPFYPAVTRAVQNNAYAAIKGEKTVDQAAADIQSAIAAAGS; encoded by the coding sequence ATGAAGCGCGTCGCCGCCGCCGCGGTGGCCGTCGGGGTCCTGTTCGCGGCGACGTCGTGCGCCGATCAGGGCATCGACGCCGCCGCGCAGGCGGAGAAGCTGAACCTCGACGGCCGCGGGCCCATCACCTACGTGCAGGGCAAGGACAACTCCAACGTCGTCCGGCCGCTGATCGACGAGTGGAACGCCGCCCACCCCGGTGAGGAGGTGACGTTCAAGGAGCAGTCCGACCAGGCCGACCAGCAGCACGAGGACCTGGTGCAGCATTTCCAGTCCCGTGACCCCGGCTACGACGTTGCCGTCGTCGACGTCGTGTGGACCGCCGAATTCGCGGCCCGCGGATGGCTGCAACCGCTCGAGGGCCCGATGGCGATCGACACGTCCGGCCTGCTCCCCGCCACCGTCGCGGGGGCCACGTACGGGGGTGTCCTGTACGCGGCACCGCAGACCAGTGACGGCGCCCTGCTCTACTACCGCACCGACCTGCTGGATCACCCGCCCGCCACGTGGGATGAACTGGTCGGCGCGTGCGGGACGGCGCAGCAGACCGGAATCGGATGCTACGCAGGCCAGTACGCCAAGTACGAGGGCCTGACCGTCAACGCGTCCGAGGCCATCAACACGGCAGGAGGGTCGATCCTCGCACCGGACGGCGTGACCCCGACGATGACCACCCCGGAAGCCAAGGCGGGGCTGCAGTCGCTCGTCGACGCGTACCGTTCGGGTGCGATCCCCCGCGAGTCCGTCACGTTCCAGGAAGAGCAGGCCCGGCAGGCGTTCCAGAGCGGCGACCTGCTGTTCATGCGCAACTGGCCGTACGCGTACAGCCTGATGAACGGGCAGGGCAGTTCCGCGGTGTCCGGCAAGTTCGCGGTGGCGCCGCTGCCCGGGAAGAACGGGCCCGGTCACTCCACACTCGGCGGGCACAGCGCCGCGATCAACGTGTACTCGGAGCACAAGGCCACCGCGTCCGACTTCCTGAAGTTCTTCCTGGAGAAGAAGTCGCAGGCGTTCTTCCTGTCGCAGGGATCGCTCGCCCCCGTCCGCGCCGACGTCTACGACGACCCGGAACTGATCGAGCAGTACCCGTACATCCCCACGCTGAAGACGTCGATCGAGAACGCCGTGACCCGGCCGGTCACCCCGTTCTATCCCGCGGTCACCCGGGCCGTGCAGAACAACGCGTACGCCGCGATCAAGGGCGAGAAGACGGTGGACCAGGCCGCCGCCGACATCCAGTCCGCGATCGCCGCGGCCGGGTCCTAG
- a CDS encoding carbohydrate ABC transporter permease — translation MTVHELSEPTTEVVPQPDSSEAPPRPRKGRSKAAMLLVLPTMILLGIVVLYPVVSAMVMSLFKDPTIDPATGKFVDQGFAGLSNYTHWLFQRCTDTTGASVSCPGGTLGSLFWQSMWVTVFFTVVTVTIEVALGLWFATIMNRAFRGRALLRTSILVAWAIPTAVTAKLWYFVFAYDGIANKLLGTDILWTGDTWPARFAVVIADAWKTTPFVALLILAGLQMVPAEVYEAARMDGAGAWQRFRSITLPLIKPAILVAVLFRVLDVLRIYDLPAILTGGGGGDGTATTTLSILVIDQMRQGFNSASALSTITFLFIFAVAYVLVKVMGVNVIDTQEQQRKA, via the coding sequence ATGACCGTTCACGAACTCTCGGAACCGACGACCGAGGTCGTCCCGCAACCGGATTCGTCCGAAGCGCCGCCGCGGCCCCGGAAGGGACGCAGCAAGGCAGCGATGCTCCTCGTTCTGCCGACCATGATCCTGCTGGGCATCGTCGTCCTGTACCCGGTGGTCAGTGCGATGGTGATGTCGCTGTTCAAGGATCCGACCATCGACCCCGCCACCGGCAAATTCGTCGACCAGGGCTTCGCGGGACTGTCGAACTACACGCACTGGCTGTTCCAGCGGTGCACCGACACGACCGGGGCCTCCGTGTCCTGCCCCGGCGGCACACTGGGCTCGCTGTTCTGGCAGTCGATGTGGGTCACCGTGTTCTTCACCGTCGTCACCGTCACCATCGAGGTCGCGCTGGGACTCTGGTTCGCCACCATCATGAACCGGGCGTTCCGCGGCCGGGCACTGCTGCGCACCAGCATTCTCGTCGCGTGGGCCATCCCCACCGCCGTCACCGCGAAACTGTGGTACTTCGTCTTCGCCTACGACGGCATCGCTAACAAACTGCTCGGCACGGACATCCTGTGGACAGGTGACACGTGGCCGGCCCGGTTCGCCGTCGTGATCGCCGACGCCTGGAAGACCACCCCGTTCGTGGCGCTGCTGATCCTCGCCGGACTGCAGATGGTGCCCGCCGAGGTATACGAGGCGGCACGGATGGACGGCGCCGGCGCGTGGCAGCGGTTCCGTTCGATCACATTGCCCCTCATCAAGCCGGCCATCCTGGTGGCGGTCCTCTTCCGCGTCCTCGACGTCCTGCGGATCTACGACCTCCCGGCGATCCTCACCGGCGGCGGTGGCGGCGACGGCACCGCCACCACCACACTGTCGATCCTCGTGATCGACCAGATGCGCCAGGGATTCAACAGCGCGTCCGCCCTCTCCACGATCACGTTCCTGTTCATCTTCGCCGTCGCCTACGTGCTCGTGAAGGTGATGGGCGTCAACGTGATCGACACCCAAGAGCAGCAGCGAAAGGCCTGA
- a CDS encoding carbohydrate ABC transporter permease, producing the protein MSTALVTPGTSRPTVARRRRGPSLASIRTYAGLAVIVVWGLAPVYWMVVTAFRDSDYTFDTTPWPTHVTLDNFANVFSTDAGNHFARALVNSTIIGAVTTAIGLIVGVGTAYALARLQFRGKHAVLGIILAASMFPGVAVLTPLFQLFTSMGWFGTYQALIIPNISFVLPLTIYTLTAFFKELPWELEEAARIDGASRRQAFRMVLLPLAAPGLFTTAILAFIASWNEYLISSQLSNDITQPATVAIAQFAGSKPHEEPFTSVMAAGTVVTIPLVIIVLLLQRRIVSGLTAGGVK; encoded by the coding sequence ATGTCCACAGCACTCGTCACACCGGGAACATCCCGGCCCACGGTGGCACGCAGGCGCCGGGGACCGTCGCTCGCATCGATCCGCACGTACGCGGGCCTCGCGGTGATCGTCGTCTGGGGTCTGGCCCCCGTCTACTGGATGGTGGTCACCGCCTTCCGGGACTCCGACTACACGTTCGACACCACCCCGTGGCCCACCCACGTCACGCTGGACAACTTCGCGAACGTGTTCTCCACGGACGCGGGCAACCACTTCGCCCGGGCACTCGTCAACAGCACGATCATCGGCGCCGTCACCACCGCGATCGGCCTGATCGTCGGGGTGGGCACCGCGTACGCGCTGGCGCGGTTGCAGTTCCGGGGCAAACACGCGGTCCTCGGGATCATCCTGGCCGCGTCGATGTTCCCGGGGGTCGCCGTCCTGACACCGCTGTTCCAGCTGTTCACGTCGATGGGCTGGTTCGGCACGTATCAGGCGCTGATCATCCCGAACATCTCGTTCGTGCTGCCCCTCACCATCTACACCCTCACCGCGTTCTTCAAGGAACTGCCGTGGGAACTCGAGGAGGCCGCCCGGATCGACGGGGCCAGCAGGCGGCAGGCGTTCCGAATGGTGCTGCTGCCCTTGGCCGCACCGGGACTGTTCACCACCGCGATCCTCGCCTTCATCGCGTCGTGGAACGAATACCTGATCTCGAGTCAGCTGTCCAACGACATCACCCAGCCGGCCACCGTCGCCATCGCACAATTCGCGGGAAGCAAACCGCACGAGGAGCCGTTCACGTCCGTGATGGCCGCGGGAACGGTCGTGACCATCCCGCTCGTCATCATCGTGCTGCTCCTGCAGCGCCGAATCGTGTCGGGCCTGACCGCGGGTGGCGTCAAGTAG
- a CDS encoding MFS transporter, with protein sequence METGNRSSTVAGSGLVLTVLASGQFLMTLDSSVMNVSMATVASDLGTTITGIQTAITLYTLVMATLMITGGKVGTIIGRRRAFGLGLVIYGAGSLTTSLAPNLPVLLIGWSLLEGIGAALIMPAIVALVASNFAAERRPAAYGLVAAAGAMAVAAGPLIGGAVTTFASWRYVFAGEVVIVIGILLVLRRISDVPPAKVHLDLVGSALSVVSLGMVVFGVLRSSEWGWLQPKPGGPDVLGLSPVVWLVLIGLLVLYGFLRWESHLAATGGEPLIDPGLLRNRQLSGGLTMFFAQFTIQAGVFFTVPLFLSVVLELNALQTGLRLIPLSVALLLAAAGIPKLWPAASPRTVVRFGLTSMIVGILILVAGMDPGANAGVVAVPMLLMGLGLGALASQLGAVTVSAVPDSQSAEVGGLQNTATNLGASLGTALIGSVLIATLSTSIVAGIQADPDVPPSVQEQATTELASGVPFLSDTQLDAAMKEASVPDSTAQEILAINSDARLEALQVAYAVTALLAIAALFFTGRIPRTPVGTPDRTSTPDPEDRRSS encoded by the coding sequence ATGGAAACTGGCAACAGATCGTCGACGGTCGCGGGATCCGGTCTCGTCCTGACCGTGCTGGCGTCCGGCCAGTTCCTGATGACATTGGACAGTTCCGTGATGAACGTGTCCATGGCCACGGTGGCCTCGGACCTGGGCACCACGATCACCGGCATCCAGACGGCCATTACGCTGTACACGCTCGTGATGGCGACGCTCATGATCACCGGCGGCAAGGTCGGCACGATCATCGGTCGCCGGCGAGCGTTCGGCCTCGGCCTCGTCATCTACGGCGCCGGCTCGCTGACCACGTCGCTGGCACCCAACCTTCCGGTGCTGCTGATCGGCTGGTCGCTGCTCGAGGGCATCGGCGCCGCGCTGATCATGCCCGCGATCGTCGCCCTCGTCGCGTCGAACTTCGCCGCCGAGCGGCGTCCCGCAGCGTACGGACTGGTGGCCGCGGCCGGGGCGATGGCGGTCGCGGCCGGCCCCCTCATCGGCGGTGCGGTCACGACGTTCGCGTCGTGGCGGTACGTGTTCGCCGGCGAGGTGGTGATCGTCATCGGCATCCTGCTGGTGCTGCGCCGCATCAGCGACGTTCCGCCGGCGAAGGTGCACCTGGACCTGGTCGGATCGGCGCTGTCGGTGGTGAGCCTCGGCATGGTGGTGTTCGGTGTCCTGCGGTCGAGCGAATGGGGCTGGCTGCAGCCCAAGCCCGGCGGACCCGACGTCCTCGGGTTGTCGCCCGTCGTGTGGCTGGTCCTGATCGGCCTGCTCGTGCTCTACGGGTTCCTGCGGTGGGAATCCCATCTCGCCGCCACCGGCGGCGAGCCACTGATCGACCCCGGGCTGTTGCGCAACCGGCAACTGTCCGGCGGGCTCACCATGTTCTTCGCCCAGTTCACCATTCAGGCCGGCGTCTTCTTCACCGTCCCCCTGTTCCTGTCCGTCGTGCTCGAACTCAACGCACTCCAGACGGGGCTCCGGCTCATCCCGCTGTCCGTCGCCCTGCTGCTGGCCGCCGCCGGAATCCCCAAACTGTGGCCCGCGGCCAGCCCACGAACGGTGGTCCGGTTCGGTCTGACCTCGATGATCGTCGGCATCCTCATCCTCGTGGCCGGCATGGATCCCGGGGCCAACGCCGGTGTCGTGGCCGTGCCGATGCTGCTGATGGGACTCGGGCTGGGCGCGCTGGCCTCCCAGCTCGGCGCCGTCACGGTCTCGGCCGTCCCCGACTCGCAGAGCGCGGAGGTCGGCGGCCTGCAGAACACGGCCACGAACCTCGGTGCGTCGCTGGGCACGGCGCTGATCGGATCGGTGCTCATCGCGACCCTCAGCACCTCGATCGTCGCGGGAATCCAGGCCGACCCCGACGTTCCGCCGTCGGTGCAGGAGCAGGCCACCACCGAACTGGCGAGCGGTGTCCCGTTCCTCTCCGACACCCAACTGGACGCGGCCATGAAGGAGGCGTCCGTTCCGGACTCCACCGCCCAGGAGATTCTCGCGATCAATTCCGACGCCCGACTCGAAGCACTTCAGGTCGCGTACGCCGTCACCGCGCTCCTCGCCATCGCCGCGCTGTTCTTCACCGGGCGGATTCCCCGCACCCCGGTGGGAACCCCCGACCGGACGAGCACACCCGACCCCGAGGATCGCCGCAGTTCGTAG
- a CDS encoding low temperature requirement protein A: MTFAHRLRPRLVEERASVSPLELFFDLVFVFALTRVTDLMADDPTSVNLLRGALVMAVLWWSWVGYAWLCNLVRADEGIVRVVMFGAMGAMFVTALTIPEAFDDLSGGLDGPVIFALGYFVVRLLHLVMFWVVSREDPQLRGQVLRFAPSMVTGTVFLLVASQLTGTAQTVMWILALAGDYLGTLVGGTDWRLRSVSHFAERHGLIIIVALGESIVSIGIGVASLPISWPIIVASLLGLAVSGLLWWSYFDVTSLAVEHAFEEATGARQIKIARNCYSFIHLPMVIGIVMLSLGLKKILSYVGDGNHHRLVDPLYGWPLIALFGGAALYLLALVAFKAYATRSVTVPRVVTAVVLIALLPVVWHIPALATLGVLTAVLLAMIGYEMVRYDRPRDEIRHGHP, encoded by the coding sequence GTGACCTTCGCCCATCGTTTGCGTCCCCGCCTCGTCGAAGAGCGAGCGTCGGTGTCGCCGCTCGAGCTGTTCTTCGACCTCGTCTTCGTCTTCGCGCTCACCCGTGTCACCGACCTGATGGCCGACGATCCCACCAGCGTCAATCTGCTGCGCGGCGCCCTGGTGATGGCCGTGCTGTGGTGGAGCTGGGTGGGGTACGCGTGGCTCTGCAACCTCGTGCGCGCCGACGAGGGCATCGTGCGGGTCGTGATGTTCGGGGCGATGGGCGCCATGTTCGTCACCGCGTTGACCATCCCCGAGGCCTTCGACGACCTCTCCGGCGGTCTCGACGGTCCCGTCATCTTCGCCCTCGGTTACTTCGTCGTCCGGCTCCTGCACCTGGTGATGTTCTGGGTGGTCAGCCGCGAGGACCCGCAACTGCGCGGCCAGGTGCTCCGGTTCGCACCGAGCATGGTGACCGGTACCGTGTTCCTGCTCGTCGCGTCGCAGCTCACCGGCACCGCGCAGACCGTCATGTGGATCCTGGCGCTCGCCGGGGACTACCTCGGGACGCTGGTCGGCGGAACCGACTGGCGGTTGCGATCGGTCAGCCACTTCGCGGAGCGGCACGGGCTGATCATCATCGTCGCGCTGGGCGAGTCGATCGTGTCGATCGGCATCGGCGTCGCGAGCCTGCCGATCTCGTGGCCGATCATCGTCGCGTCCCTGCTGGGGCTCGCGGTGTCGGGACTGCTGTGGTGGTCGTACTTCGACGTCACATCCCTGGCCGTGGAGCACGCGTTCGAGGAGGCAACCGGTGCGCGTCAGATCAAGATCGCCCGCAACTGCTACAGCTTCATCCACCTGCCGATGGTGATCGGGATCGTGATGCTGTCGCTGGGTCTGAAGAAGATCCTGTCGTACGTCGGCGACGGCAACCATCACCGGCTGGTGGATCCGCTGTACGGCTGGCCGCTAATCGCACTGTTCGGTGGCGCGGCGCTGTACCTCCTCGCGCTGGTCGCCTTCAAGGCGTACGCGACGAGGTCGGTGACCGTGCCGCGCGTCGTGACGGCGGTCGTGCTGATCGCACTGCTCCCCGTCGTCTGGCACATCCCCGCGCTCGCCACGCTCGGCGTGCTGACCGCGGTCCTGCTCGCGATGATCGGATACGAGATGGTTCGCTACGACCGGCCGCGGGACGAGATCCGGCACGGCCACCCGTGA
- a CDS encoding molybdopterin-dependent oxidoreductase gives MTDHSRGPRLRSPLRGPWLTSVFGLVLLIGLPVVIVTGLLSYIAYGPQFGQARPGDVGWLHLPYFAWPTRPSWLYRLTQGLHVGLGLILVPIVLAKLWSVIPKLFVFPPVRSPAQALERLSLIALVGGALFEIITGVLNIQYDYIFGFDFYTAHYWGAWVFIAGFVTHTILKVPLMVRSLRSRSFREVLRTSRADTRPEPADENGLVAEDPTPATISRRGALALVGGGAALVAVLSVGQTTGGFLRNAALLLPRGRSYGDGPNDFQINRTAAAAQITPEQTDNTWRLSVTGGAEPVQLSRSQLRAMPSHTASLPIACVEGWSTVETWTGVRLRDLADLAGVTAFGSAKVTSLERSGAFNQAVLTADQVRDSDALLALAVNGAEISLDHGYPARIIVPALPGVHNTKWVQSIEFREA, from the coding sequence ATGACCGACCACTCGCGCGGCCCACGGCTCCGTAGTCCACTGCGCGGACCGTGGCTGACCTCGGTATTCGGACTCGTACTGCTGATCGGGCTGCCCGTCGTCATCGTCACGGGACTGCTCTCCTACATCGCGTACGGGCCGCAATTCGGGCAGGCCCGGCCCGGCGACGTCGGCTGGCTGCACCTTCCGTATTTCGCGTGGCCCACCCGGCCGTCGTGGCTGTACCGGCTCACGCAGGGCCTGCACGTCGGGCTCGGACTGATCCTGGTGCCGATCGTGCTCGCCAAACTGTGGTCGGTGATCCCGAAACTGTTCGTGTTCCCGCCGGTGCGGTCACCGGCGCAGGCCCTCGAACGTCTGTCGCTGATCGCCCTGGTCGGCGGTGCGCTGTTCGAGATCATCACCGGGGTCCTGAACATCCAGTACGACTACATCTTCGGTTTCGACTTCTACACGGCGCACTACTGGGGCGCGTGGGTCTTCATCGCCGGGTTCGTGACGCACACGATCCTGAAGGTGCCGTTGATGGTGCGGTCGCTGCGGTCCCGCTCGTTCCGGGAAGTGCTGCGCACATCCCGCGCCGACACGCGGCCCGAACCGGCGGACGAGAACGGCCTCGTCGCCGAGGACCCTACCCCGGCCACGATCAGCAGGCGCGGCGCCCTCGCCCTCGTCGGTGGCGGCGCCGCGCTCGTCGCGGTGCTGTCGGTCGGGCAGACCACCGGCGGGTTCCTGCGCAACGCCGCGCTGCTGCTGCCGCGCGGGCGCTCGTACGGCGACGGCCCCAACGACTTTCAGATCAACCGGACGGCCGCGGCCGCGCAGATCACCCCGGAGCAGACGGACAACACCTGGCGGCTGTCGGTGACGGGTGGCGCGGAACCGGTGCAGCTGAGCCGAAGTCAGCTGCGCGCGATGCCGTCGCACACCGCGTCCCTCCCGATCGCGTGCGTCGAGGGGTGGTCCACCGTCGAGACGTGGACCGGCGTGCGACTGCGTGACCTCGCGGACCTCGCGGGGGTGACGGCGTTCGGCTCGGCGAAGGTGACGTCGCTGGAGCGGTCCGGGGCGTTCAATCAGGCGGTGCTCACGGCCGATCAGGTGCGCGACTCCGACGCCCTGCTCGCCCTCGCGGTGAACGGCGCGGAAATCTCCCTCGACCACGGCTATCCCGCCCGGATCATCGTTCCCGCGCTGCCCGGTGTCCACAACACCAAATGGGTGCAGTCCATCGAATTCCGGGAGGCGTGA
- a CDS encoding class I SAM-dependent methyltransferase, with protein sequence MSTDLLLRRASAGLPCWVRDATGTRRALPLDRWMGGASASLADRIADRVMLAGCHGATVDLGCGPGRLTAALVSAGVTALGVDSSVTAVQLTIRRGGVALHSDIFAPLPRSGNWDRVLLADGNIGIGGEPVRVLSRARELLQPHGIVIAEVDPPTTAGVRRELLRWETEHLAGDWFAWASVGVAAASEVARAAGLRVIDVLQHANRHFVRMEWA encoded by the coding sequence ATGTCCACCGACCTTCTGCTGCGGCGGGCGTCGGCGGGGCTCCCGTGCTGGGTGCGTGATGCGACGGGAACGCGCCGCGCCCTGCCGCTCGACCGGTGGATGGGCGGCGCGTCGGCCTCGCTCGCCGATCGGATCGCCGACCGCGTGATGCTCGCGGGGTGTCACGGTGCGACCGTCGATCTCGGGTGCGGGCCGGGCCGGCTCACCGCGGCACTCGTGTCCGCCGGTGTCACCGCCCTGGGCGTCGATTCATCCGTCACGGCAGTGCAACTCACGATCCGCCGCGGCGGTGTTGCGTTGCACAGCGACATCTTCGCGCCGCTGCCGCGGTCGGGGAACTGGGACCGGGTGCTGCTCGCCGACGGCAACATCGGCATCGGCGGCGAACCCGTGCGCGTGCTCAGCCGCGCGCGAGAACTGTTGCAACCACACGGAATTGTGATCGCCGAGGTGGATCCGCCGACCACTGCGGGGGTTCGCCGCGAACTCCTGCGCTGGGAGACGGAGCATCTCGCCGGAGACTGGTTCGCCTGGGCCAGTGTGGGCGTGGCCGCCGCGTCCGAGGTCGCCCGCGCGGCGGGGCTTCGGGTGATCGATGTTCTGCAGCATGCGAATCGGCACTTCGTGCGGATGGAATGGGCGTAA